A genomic window from Vigna radiata var. radiata cultivar VC1973A chromosome 2, Vradiata_ver6, whole genome shotgun sequence includes:
- the LOC106755810 gene encoding stress-response A/B barrel domain-containing protein At5g22580 encodes MWLLGAILLVHKTCVTAMGSFNHYVIVKFKDGVEVEELIQGLEKMVSGIDQVKSFEWGKDIESHEMLRQGFTHVFLMAFNGKEEFNAFQTHPNHVEFSGVFSPAIEKIVVLDFPSKLVKAPA; translated from the exons ATGTGGCTCCTAGGAGCTATACTTTTGGTTCATAAGACTTGTGTTACAGCTATGGGATCTTTTAATCACTATGTGATTGTTAAGTTCAAGGATGGTGTGGAAGTTGAAGAGCTCATTCAAGGGTTGGAGAAGATGGTATCAGGAATTGATCAAGTCAAATCCTTTGAATG GGGAAAGGACATAGAAAGCCATGAAATGCTAAGACAAGGTTTCACTCATGTTTTCTTGATGGCATTCAATGGAAAAGAGGAGTTCAATGCATTTCAGACTCATCCAAATCATGTTGAGTTCTCAGGAGTGTTTTCACCAGCTATTGAGAAGATTGTGGTGCTGGATTTTCCATCTAAGCTTGTCAAAGCACCAGCATGA
- the LOC106779774 gene encoding dehydration-responsive element-binding protein 1F-like: protein MRQDLEGDVNVIDGGQVLEGDYVEWRMQMMLASLLRRGFRVLKEKGLMEEEKGPSSSATNKESPCSISQSPSNPNPSHKRKAGRKKFRETRHPVYRGVRQRNGNRWVCEIREPVKKSRIWVGTYSSPEMAARAHDVAVLALNGISAKFNFPDSVSLLPLAKSSSAADIREAAKAATVHDTFTPNSSFSCSSHGNSSFEDSLFNTSMHDDESETVFFDEEALYNMPGLLDSMAEGLLITPPSTALDWDPSDSEIDLTLWNN from the exons ATGAGACAAGACCTTGAAGGAGATGTGAATGTTATTGATGGTGGCCAAGTCCTTGAAGGAGATTATGTTGAATGGAGGATGCAGATGATGTTGGCTTCATTATTGAGAAGGGGTTTTAGGGTTCTGAAAGAAAAAGGgttaatggaagaagaaaaggg TCCAAGTTCTAGTGCTACC AACAAGGAATCTCCTTGTTCCATTTCACAGTCTCCATCAAACCCTAATCCATCCCACAAAAGAAAAGCAGGCAGAAAAAAGTTTAGGGAGACAAGACACCCTGTGTACAGGGGTGTACGCCAAAGAAACGGAAACAGATGGGTGTGTGAAATTAGGGAACCAGTGAAAAAGTCAAGGATCTGGGTAGGCACATATTCTTCTCCTGAAATGGCTGCTAGGGCACACGACGTCGCTGTTTTAGCCCTTAATGGCATCTCTGCTAAGTTCAATTTCCCCGATTCAGtttcccttcttccccttgCAAAGTCTTCTTCTGCTGCAGATATAAGGGAAGCAGCAAAAGCTGCTACTGTCCATGATACTTTCACGCCAAACTCCTCTTTTTCTTGTTCCTCTCACGGAAATTCTAGTTTTGAAGACAGTTTATTTAACACGAGCATGCACGATGATGAGTCTGAAACCGTGTTCTTTGATGAGGAGGCACTGTATAATATGCCAGGTTTGTTGGATAGTATGGCCGAGGGTTTGCTGATTACTCCACCCTCTACAGCACTGGACTGGGACCCTTCTGATTCTGAAATAGACCTTACTCTCTGGAATAACTGA